One Campylobacter concisus ATCC 51562 DNA window includes the following coding sequences:
- a CDS encoding coproporphyrinogen III oxidase family protein, with translation MIFKNIVENFTVNYAHNSIQRSLYNEFNIDILTTTYTKTPKKDKKYMLYAHVPFCHTFCPYCSFHKYHYEQELARVYFENLREEMRQVKEAGFDFDSLYVGGGTTLINEPELEKTLKLAKDLFSIDEISAESDPNHISPESLARFDGLIDRLSVGVQSFDDETLKRVGRYEKFGSAKEIKRKLELALGKIPVISLDLIFNLPNQTKEQLINDINTAKSISPQQITFYPLMKSELTRENIARSLGVSNVDNEREFYEIITEEFSKSNYKQSNAWAFSNEKSADLRDEYVGSNLEYVGVGSGAFSFLNGELVINAFNLLEYGKRIKNRQSPVIAKCGFSKKERLKYTFLTRLFDGGVDIKRYNDENSTNINKALFMEISLLKLVNAIYEENGIIKPTFFGKYICIVLMRDFYAGMDKVRAIFKDDAKIKRSKVLRIMSENTEQKYEPNIIQPRAAM, from the coding sequence ATGATCTTTAAAAATATTGTCGAGAATTTTACCGTAAATTACGCTCATAATTCTATTCAAAGATCACTATATAATGAATTTAATATAGACATTTTAACCACAACCTACACCAAAACTCCCAAAAAAGACAAAAAGTATATGCTCTACGCACATGTACCATTTTGTCACACATTCTGTCCATATTGCTCGTTTCATAAGTACCACTATGAGCAAGAACTTGCAAGAGTTTACTTTGAAAATTTACGTGAGGAGATGAGGCAGGTTAAAGAGGCTGGATTTGACTTTGATTCACTTTATGTTGGCGGTGGTACGACGCTTATAAATGAGCCTGAGCTTGAGAAAACACTTAAGCTTGCAAAAGATCTTTTTAGTATAGATGAAATTTCAGCAGAAAGCGATCCAAATCACATTTCACCCGAGAGTTTAGCCAGATTTGATGGATTAATTGATCGCTTAAGTGTTGGCGTACAAAGCTTTGATGATGAAACGTTAAAGAGAGTTGGCAGATATGAAAAATTTGGCTCAGCCAAGGAGATAAAAAGAAAGCTTGAGCTTGCTCTTGGAAAGATCCCAGTCATTAGCCTCGATCTTATCTTTAACCTCCCAAATCAAACAAAAGAGCAGCTCATAAACGACATAAACACTGCAAAATCGATCTCTCCGCAACAAATCACCTTCTATCCACTTATGAAATCAGAGCTAACAAGAGAGAATATAGCTCGCTCACTTGGCGTTTCAAACGTAGATAATGAGCGTGAATTTTATGAGATAATCACTGAAGAATTTAGCAAAAGTAACTACAAACAAAGCAATGCTTGGGCATTTTCAAACGAAAAAAGTGCTGACCTTCGCGATGAATACGTGGGCTCAAATTTAGAGTACGTGGGCGTGGGTAGCGGGGCATTTAGCTTTCTTAACGGTGAGCTTGTAATAAACGCGTTTAATCTACTTGAATACGGCAAAAGGATAAAAAATAGACAAAGCCCAGTCATCGCAAAATGTGGTTTTAGCAAGAAAGAGCGACTTAAATATACATTTTTAACAAGGCTTTTTGATGGCGGAGTTGATATTAAAAGATATAATGACGAAAATAGCACAAACATTAACAAGGCCTTATTTATGGAGATTAGCTTGCTTAAGCTTGTAAATGCAATATATGAAGAAAATGGCATTATTAAGCCGACATTTTTTGGCAAATATATCTGCATCGTGCTTATGCGTGATTTTTACGCCGGTATGGACAAAGTGCGTGCGATATTTAAAGATGACGCTAAGATAAAACGAAGCAAGGTACTTCGTATAATGAGCGAAAATACTGAACAAAAGTATGAGCCAAATATCATTCAGCCACGAGCTGCGATGTAA
- a CDS encoding multidrug ABC transporter permease/ATP-binding protein, with the protein MLANLIKENIYPISKIVLLTLVFSGLGVWTLSFINNELVSLKEFDTFVAVKFIAVLLLFFVSAIAANISLTNFGHKFIYELRYQSVKQILDTPNSVINEIGKAKIIASLNNDIKTITFAFMSATGFIQSLVFIVCASIYLCVIAPKIFIFLSIWIGTTLFINMLFMKKIHLYFKHSRVQDDALQKHYDDIVEGHRELSLNRARASACFDELNFTGDKKRQNMVKADIYHALSDNFTNIMLLGSVGLCVFLCVAFDWASLQTALSISLTILFLRGSFMSMVGSIPAALSAKVSLEKIMSLNLNKFKEGFKFDDSLSDNWQNIKLKDINFNYTHGKFSLKDINLEIKRGEITFIIGKNGSGKSTLINLLCGLMRPSSGEIYLDSTKIDEGNLQSYQAKISAIFADFYLFSQTLSHNGFASQNEIDELLALLEIDKKVSVIDNKLSTTQLSTGQQKRLSLLIAILEHRSILILDEWAADQDPLFKRKFYKEILPFLQSKGISIIAVSHDDSYFDVATRIILVKDGFVRELDESERISAAKDAVEKIK; encoded by the coding sequence ATGCTTGCAAATTTAATCAAAGAAAATATCTACCCAATTTCTAAAATAGTGTTATTAACGCTCGTATTTAGCGGACTTGGTGTCTGGACTCTTTCATTTATAAATAATGAGCTTGTAAGCTTAAAAGAATTTGACACCTTTGTAGCGGTTAAATTTATAGCAGTTTTACTTTTATTTTTTGTAAGCGCCATCGCCGCAAATATATCGCTCACAAATTTTGGACATAAATTTATCTACGAGCTAAGATATCAAAGTGTAAAGCAAATTTTAGATACGCCAAATAGCGTGATAAATGAGATCGGTAAGGCAAAGATCATAGCTAGCCTAAACAATGACATAAAAACGATCACATTTGCTTTTATGAGTGCTACTGGCTTTATACAAAGCTTAGTTTTTATCGTCTGTGCTAGCATCTATCTTTGTGTAATCGCTCCAAAAATTTTTATCTTTTTGTCCATTTGGATCGGTACAACTCTTTTTATAAATATGCTTTTTATGAAAAAAATTCATCTTTATTTTAAGCATTCTAGAGTTCAAGATGACGCATTGCAAAAGCACTACGACGATATCGTAGAGGGGCATAGAGAGCTTAGTTTAAACAGGGCAAGGGCAAGTGCCTGCTTTGATGAGTTAAATTTTACAGGCGATAAAAAACGTCAAAATATGGTAAAGGCCGATATTTATCACGCATTAAGTGATAATTTCACAAACATTATGCTACTTGGCTCAGTAGGACTTTGTGTATTTTTGTGCGTGGCATTTGACTGGGCGAGCCTGCAAACAGCACTAAGCATTAGCCTAACGATACTATTTTTAAGAGGCTCTTTTATGAGTATGGTTGGCTCCATACCAGCCGCACTTAGCGCAAAAGTGAGTTTAGAAAAGATCATGAGCTTAAATCTAAATAAATTTAAGGAAGGATTTAAATTTGACGATAGCCTAAGCGATAATTGGCAAAACATAAAGCTAAAAGATATAAATTTCAACTACACTCACGGCAAATTTAGCCTAAAAGACATAAATTTAGAGATCAAACGCGGTGAGATAACATTTATCATCGGTAAAAATGGTAGCGGCAAAAGTACGCTTATAAATTTACTTTGCGGGCTAATGCGCCCAAGTAGTGGCGAAATTTACCTTGATAGCACAAAAATAGATGAAGGAAATTTACAAAGTTATCAGGCAAAGATTAGCGCTATTTTTGCTGATTTTTATCTATTTTCACAAACGCTCTCTCATAATGGCTTTGCTAGCCAAAACGAAATAGACGAGCTTTTAGCCTTGCTTGAGATCGACAAAAAAGTAAGTGTCATAGATAATAAGCTTAGTACCACGCAACTCTCAACCGGTCAGCAAAAGCGTCTAAGTCTTTTAATAGCTATTTTAGAGCACCGTTCTATCCTTATCCTAGATGAATGGGCAGCCGATCAAGATCCGCTCTTTAAGCGAAAATTTTATAAAGAAATTTTGCCATTTTTGCAAAGTAAGGGCATAAGTATAATCGCTGTTAGCCACGATGATAGCTATTTTGATGTAGCAACTAGGATCATCTTAGTAAAAGATGGCTTTGTGCGTGAGCTAGACGAGAGCGAGCGAATAAGTGCTGCAAAAGATGCAGTCGAGAAGATAAAATAG
- a CDS encoding NAD(P)H-quinone oxidoreductase subunit 3, with protein sequence MSHSELESTYFGAFIILLLATCSFCLITFLSSKISKKLANRNTQRLKLGFYECGPTTVKQPNKINIHYFFYGILFILFDVEVIFMYPWAVDFRLLGIFGLIEMLLFVAILLIGFAYAWQKGVFKWQSIR encoded by the coding sequence ATGTCACATTCAGAGCTTGAAAGTACCTATTTTGGTGCATTTATCATACTTTTACTAGCAACTTGTTCATTTTGTTTAATAACATTCTTATCTTCAAAAATAAGCAAAAAACTAGCCAACCGCAATACCCAGCGTCTAAAACTTGGCTTTTATGAGTGTGGTCCAACCACCGTAAAACAGCCAAATAAGATAAATATCCACTACTTTTTTTATGGAATTTTATTTATTTTGTTTGATGTTGAAGTCATCTTTATGTATCCGTGGGCGGTGGATTTTAGGCTACTTGGAATTTTTGGACTAATCGAAATGTTGCTTTTTGTGGCGATTTTACTTATCGGCTTTGCTTATGCTTGGCAAAAAGGAGTCTTTAAATGGCAAAGCATCAGATAA
- a CDS encoding NuoB/complex I 20 kDa subunit family protein yields MAKHQINYATNGGLPVVLTTVDKLVQWGRSNSLWALSYGLACCAIEMMASGASRYDFDRFGTIFRASPRHSEVMIIAGTLTKKHAEFTRRLYDQMPEPKWVISMGSCANTGGMFNTYSTVQGVDRIIPVDIYIPGCAPRPETLQYALMMLQKKIRKQSAFRAQKPRKLEI; encoded by the coding sequence ATGGCAAAGCATCAGATAAATTACGCTACAAATGGTGGCTTGCCAGTCGTTTTAACAACCGTTGATAAGCTAGTTCAATGGGGCAGGAGCAACTCGCTTTGGGCACTTAGCTACGGGCTTGCTTGCTGTGCGATCGAGATGATGGCAAGTGGCGCTAGCAGATATGACTTTGATAGATTTGGCACCATTTTTAGGGCTAGCCCAAGACACTCAGAGGTGATGATTATAGCTGGCACGTTAACTAAAAAACACGCTGAATTTACAAGGCGTCTTTATGATCAGATGCCTGAGCCAAAATGGGTCATCTCGATGGGTAGCTGCGCAAACACTGGTGGCATGTTTAACACCTACTCTACCGTTCAAGGCGTAGATAGGATAATACCAGTTGATATCTACATCCCAGGCTGTGCCCCGCGTCCAGAGACGCTTCAATACGCACTTATGATGCTTCAAAAAAAGATAAGAAAGCAAAGTGCATTTAGGGCGCAAAAGCCAAGAAAGCTTGAGATATGA
- a CDS encoding NADH-quinone oxidoreductase subunit C, which yields MREYKPKNDLQKKQYYKEKFYIEKQTPKDEVKDSKFDEELAILEQSGVEILSSYVEFDQLVIYVNSSENFKALEVLKSLGYEQLSELAALDFISAKGGYEVFYQLLSISKNRRTRVKCFVKKDEKLKSVCELYKSANWAEREMYDLSGVLIKDHPNLKRLIMPDDWHSHPLLKSYPLTGDEAAKWYEVDKIFGSEFREQIGEENRDPAYIEEKDTFGFSRVFSEDYEYQEEGGVKFVKKAKFSQSQIVKERP from the coding sequence ATGAGAGAGTATAAGCCAAAGAATGATCTGCAAAAAAAACAGTATTACAAAGAGAAATTTTACATAGAAAAGCAGACGCCAAAAGATGAAGTAAAAGATTCTAAATTTGATGAAGAGCTAGCCATCTTAGAGCAAAGTGGAGTAGAAATTTTATCTAGCTATGTGGAGTTTGATCAGCTTGTAATTTATGTAAATTCTAGTGAAAATTTTAAAGCTCTTGAAGTATTAAAATCTCTTGGTTACGAACAGCTTAGTGAGCTTGCAGCACTTGATTTTATAAGTGCAAAAGGCGGATATGAAGTCTTTTATCAGCTTCTTAGTATCAGTAAAAATAGACGCACTCGTGTAAAATGCTTTGTAAAAAAAGATGAAAAGCTAAAAAGCGTTTGCGAGCTTTATAAAAGCGCGAACTGGGCTGAGCGCGAGATGTATGATTTAAGCGGCGTTTTAATCAAAGATCATCCAAATTTAAAACGTCTCATCATGCCTGATGACTGGCACTCACACCCACTCTTAAAGAGCTATCCGCTAACTGGCGACGAGGCTGCTAAATGGTACGAGGTGGATAAAATTTTTGGAAGCGAGTTTAGAGAGCAGATCGGCGAAGAGAACCGCGACCCAGCCTATATTGAAGAGAAAGATACCTTTGGTTTTTCAAGAGTGTTTAGTGAAGACTACGAGTATCAAGAAGAAGGCGGAGTAAAATTTGTCAAAAAGGCTAAATTTAGTCAGAGCCAAATAGTAAAGGAACGACCTTGA
- the nuoD gene encoding NADH dehydrogenase (quinone) subunit D produces the protein MSQSPNRLKPFFENLEFEQNDGKMILNFGPQHPSAHGQLKLVLELDGEKVVRAMPEVGFMHRGVEKMAENMTYQEFIPVTDRVDYIASSANNYAFCAAVEKLCAIEVPRRAQIIRVMLLELNRISSHLLFLATHALDVGAMSVFLYAFREREYVLDLIEKYCGARLTHSSIRIGGVPLDLPDGWCEELLKFCEKFPSDITLYEDLLSENRIWQARLVDVGVISKELAISSGCSGVMLRASGVARDIRKEEPYLIYDELEFDVPYATHGDCCARYLLYMKEMRECVKILKQCVSKYQTSSPAIIADAPDYVSASKEQIMSQNYSLMQHFVLITQGLKPPKGEIYFASESPKGELGIYINSDGSASPYRLKIRTPSFWHCAIYEDLLVGQYVADVATIIGSTNIILGEVDR, from the coding sequence TTGAGCCAGTCACCAAACCGCTTAAAACCATTTTTTGAAAATTTAGAATTTGAGCAAAATGACGGCAAGATGATACTAAATTTTGGACCACAGCACCCAAGCGCTCATGGTCAGTTAAAGCTTGTGCTTGAGCTTGATGGCGAAAAGGTCGTGCGTGCTATGCCAGAGGTTGGCTTCATGCACCGAGGCGTTGAAAAAATGGCTGAAAATATGACCTATCAGGAATTTATCCCAGTGACTGATAGGGTTGATTACATAGCATCGAGTGCCAATAACTACGCATTTTGCGCGGCTGTGGAGAAGCTTTGCGCTATAGAAGTGCCTAGACGTGCGCAGATTATTAGAGTGATGCTTTTGGAGCTAAACCGCATCAGCTCACACCTTTTGTTTTTAGCCACGCACGCCCTTGATGTTGGGGCTATGAGCGTATTTTTATACGCATTTAGAGAGCGTGAATACGTCCTTGATCTCATAGAAAAATATTGCGGCGCAAGGCTAACACATAGCTCGATAAGGATCGGTGGCGTACCGCTTGATCTACCTGATGGTTGGTGCGAGGAGCTGCTTAAATTTTGTGAGAAATTTCCAAGCGATATCACGCTTTATGAAGATCTGCTAAGTGAAAATAGAATTTGGCAAGCAAGGCTTGTAGATGTGGGCGTAATTAGTAAAGAACTAGCCATTAGTAGCGGCTGCTCTGGCGTCATGCTAAGAGCAAGCGGTGTGGCGCGTGATATAAGAAAAGAAGAGCCATATCTCATCTATGATGAGCTAGAATTTGACGTGCCTTATGCGACACACGGCGACTGCTGCGCAAGGTATCTGCTTTACATGAAAGAGATGCGTGAGTGCGTGAAAATTTTAAAGCAGTGCGTTAGCAAGTATCAGACCAGCAGCCCCGCCATCATCGCCGACGCGCCAGATTACGTGAGCGCTTCAAAAGAGCAAATAATGAGCCAAAACTACTCATTAATGCAGCATTTTGTGCTTATAACTCAGGGTCTAAAGCCACCAAAAGGCGAAATTTACTTTGCCAGTGAGTCGCCAAAGGGAGAGCTTGGAATTTATATAAACTCAGACGGCAGCGCAAGCCCATATCGCCTAAAAATTCGTACACCTAGCTTTTGGCACTGTGCTATTTATGAAGATTTATTGGTAGGCCAGTACGTTGCTGACGTCGCTACGATAATTGGTAGCACAAATATCATCTTAGGCGAGGTCGATAGATGA
- a CDS encoding NADH-ubiquinone oxidoreductase subunit E family protein, translating into MRRVDLRHLKSEFLSALGQQIKAGEAGEVIIFLFEIGDFSGVTKAVNLASNLNCEVMNSLKFNQVDWVLTIKKGKI; encoded by the coding sequence ATGAGAAGGGTCGATCTTAGGCACTTAAAGAGTGAGTTTTTGAGCGCTCTTGGACAGCAGATAAAGGCTGGCGAGGCTGGCGAAGTGATTATATTTTTATTTGAGATAGGTGATTTTAGCGGCGTGACAAAGGCTGTAAATTTAGCCTCTAATCTAAACTGCGAAGTGATGAACTCGCTTAAATTTAACCAAGTTGATTGGGTATTAACTATAAAAAAGGGCAAGATATGA